The following coding sequences are from one Eucalyptus grandis isolate ANBG69807.140 chromosome 11, ASM1654582v1, whole genome shotgun sequence window:
- the LOC104427258 gene encoding transcription factor bHLH162, whose translation MALSLVNIIGKEMERGLQPSTSRRTERKIIEKNRRNRMKHLYSVLNSLLPSQPSDQEARSLPDQIDEAIKYIKGLETAVKEAKDKKENRMGKKRPSPSTSSSTLEAVKSPQIEIRVRDSSLEVILTSGLHDQFIFSEILRMLHEEEVEVMNANFSVVGNSVYHLVHAKIGESSLGAAMISERLKTFVNGSAADGGHEEFHPKLWDCGLSPNIWNF comes from the exons ATGGCTTTGTCCCTCGTGAACATAATAGGGAAGGAAATGGAGAGGGGTCTTCAGCCTTCGACTTCAAGAAGAACGGAGAGGAAGATCATTGAGAAGAACCGGAGGAATCGGATGAAGCATCTCTACTCCGTGCTCAACTCCCTCCTCCCCTCTCAGCCCTCTGAtcag GAAGCGAGATCATTGCCTGACCAGATAGATGAAGCCATAAAATACATAAAAGGCCTGGAGACAGCAGTGAAGGAAGCCAAGGATAAGAAAGAAAACCGGATGGGCAAGAAGAGACCGAGCCCCAGCACAAGCAGCAGCACGCTGGAGGCCGTCAAATCACCTCAAATTGAGATCAGAGTGAGAGATTCTTCTCTGGAGGTGATATTAACTAGCGGGCTTCATGATCAGTTTATCTTCTCGGAGATTCTCCGGATGCTCCACGAGGAAGAGGTCGAGGTAATGAATGCCAACTTCTCCGTCGTCGGGAACTCGGTTTACCACCTGGTCCATGCAAAG ATCGGTGAGTCCAGTTTAGGTGCTGCGATGATATCTGAACGGCTGAAAACATTCGTGAATGGATCCGCGGCCGATGGAGGTCATGAAGAATTTCATCCAAAGTTATGGGACTGTGGACTAAGTCCTAACATATGGAATTTCTAG
- the LOC104424933 gene encoding ADP,ATP carrier protein 3, mitochondrial, which yields MADGSQRPSIVQKLHGQSYLMSRLSPNVCPRGYGAENLTGRYTYGRPQSSLHPAFQGTGLQLASPLYPVFVQAPSEKGVKGFLTDFLMGGVSAAVSKTAAAPIERVKLLIQNQDEMIKTGRLSEPYKGIGDCFARTIKDEGVIALWRGNTANVIRYFPTQALNFAFKDYFKRLFNFKKDRDGYWKWFAGNLASGGAAGASSLLFVYSLDYARTRLANDAKAAKKGGERQFNGLIDVYKKTLASDGIAGLYRGFNISCIGIIVYRGLYFGMYDSLKPVVLVGGLQDSFLASFLLGWGITIGAGLASYPIDTVRRRMMMTSGEAVKYKSSLDAFNQIVKNEGSRSLFKGAGANILRAVAGAGVLAGYDKLQLVLFGKKYGSGGG from the exons ATGGCAGATGGATCACAGCGTCCGTCTATAGTTCAGAAATTACATGGGCAGTCTTACCTCATGTCGAGGCTTTCTCCAAACGTGTGCCCTAGGGGCTATGGTGCGGAGAATCTGACTGGCAGATATACCTATGGAAGGCCACAAAGTTCTTTGCATCCAGCATTTCAAGGCACTGGTCTGCAACTTGCGTCACCCCTTTATCCTGTTTTTGTTCAAGCTCCCTCGGAGAAAGGTGTAAAAGGTTTTCTGACTGACTTTCTCATGGGAGGAGTCTCTGCTGCCGTATCCAAGACAGCTGCTGCTCCAATTGAACGTGTTAAATTGTTGATACAAAATCAGGATGAAATGATCAAGACTGGAAGGTTATCTGAACCCTATAAGGGAATTGGTGATTGCTTTGCCAGAACTATCAAGGATGAAGGTGTGATTGCTCTCTGGAGAGGCAACACAGCCAACGTCATTAGATACTTCCCAACCCAG GCCTTGAACTTCGCATTCAAGGATTATTTTAAGAGGTTGTTCAATTTTAAGAAAGACCGTGATGGATACTGGAAATGGTTTGCTGGTAACTTGGCTTCTGGTGGTGCTGCTGGTGCTTCATCTCTTCTGTTTGTCTACTCACTAGATTACGCCCGGACACGTTTGGCTAATGACGCGAAGGCTGCTAAGAAGGGCGGTGAGAGGCAGTTTAATGGTTTGATTGATGTTTACAAGAAGACCCTTGCATCCGACGGCATTGCTGGCCTTTATCGCGGGTTCAATATCTCGTGTATTGGCATCATTGTGTATAGAGGGCTGTACTTTGGAATGTACGATTCTCTGAAGCCTGTGGTTCTGGTTGGAGGGTTGCAG GATAGTTTCCTAGCTAGTTTCTTGCTTGGATGGGGAATCACAATTGGTGCTGGACTTGCTTCCTACCCAATTGATACTGTTCGTAGACGAATGATGATGACCTCTGGAGAGGCTGTGAAGTATAAAAGTTCTTTGGATGCATTCAACCAGATTGTCAAGAATGAAGGTTCCAGATCACTCTTCAAGGGTGCTGGTGCGAATATTCTCCGTGCCGTTGCAGGCGCTGGTGTACTGGCTGGATATGATAAGCTGCAGCTTGTCTTATTCGGCAAGAAATATGGATCTGGCGGCGGCTAA
- the LOC104424928 gene encoding dihydroorotase, mitochondrial isoform X2: protein MELTLTQPDDWHLHLRDGSLLEAVLPHSASHFGRAIVMPNLRPPVTTTSAAVAYRESIMRALPANNNFTPLMTLYLTDSTKPDEIKVARQSGTVFAVKLYPAGATTNSQEGVTDLLGNCLPVLEEMVKQDMPLLVHGEVTDAAVDIFDREKVFIDTVLQPLIHKLPQLKIVMEHITTSDAVSFVQSSKEGFIAATVTPQHLLLNRNSIFQGGLQPHNYCLPVLKRETHRQAIVAAVTSGSKKFFLGTDSAPHERLRKECPCGCAGIYNAPVALSLYAKVFEEAGALDKLEAFTSFNGPDFYGLPRNKSKITLRKNPWIVPESFSFPFGEIIPMFAGKLLEWQPLL from the exons ATGGAGTTGACTCTAACACAGCCCGATGATTGGCATCTTCACCTTCGTGATGGGAGTCTTCTTGAAGCTGTTCTCCCGCACAG TGCGAGTCATTTTGGAAGGGCTATAGTGATGCCAAATTTGAGGCCTCCTGTCACTACCACATCTGCTGCAGTGGCCTATCGGGAATCCATCATGAGAGCATTGCCAGCCAACAACAACTTTACTCCTCTTATGACACTTTACTTGACGGATTCCACAAAACCCGATGAGATCAAAGTAGCCA GACAGAGTGGCACCGTGTTTGCAGTAAAGCTGTACCCAGCTGGCGCTACTACAAATTCTCAGGAAGGTGTTACCGATCTTCTAGGAAATTGCCTTCCTGTCCTTGAGGAAATGGTCAAGCAAGACATGCCTTTGCTG GTCCATGGGGAGGTTACGGATGCTGCTGTGGACATATTTGATCGGGAAAAGGTCTTTATTGACACTGTTTTACAGCCTTTGATCCACAAACTTCCACAGCTGAAGATTGTGATGGAGCACATCACAACATCTGATGCTGTTAGTTTTGTTCAGTCTAGCAAAGAAG GATTTATAGCGGCTACAGTTACTCCACAGCATCTTCTCTTGAATAGGAACTCTATATTCCAAGGAGGATTGCAGCCACATAATTACTGCCTTCCTGTACTAAAAAGAGAGACCCACA GACAGGCCATTGTGGCAGCTGTGACTAGTGGAAGTAAAAAATTCTTCCTTGGAACTGATAGTGCTCCTCATGAGAGACTAAGAAAGGAGTGTCCTTGTGGATGTGCTGGTATCTACAATGCTCCAGTTGCTTTGTCACTCTATGCTAAGGTCTTTGAAGAG GCAGGGGCACTTGACAAGCTAGAAGCCTTTACTAGCTTTAACGGGCCGGATTTCTATGGGCTTCCAAGGAACAAATCGAAGATTACGTTAAGGAAGAATCCATGGATTGTCCCAGAATCTTTCTCCTTTCCATTTGGCGAGATCATCCCAATGTTCGCGGGAAAATTGCTTGAATGGCAACCACTTCTTTAA
- the LOC104424931 gene encoding transmembrane E3 ubiquitin-protein ligase FLY2: MVAAGRKLRSLRAGAIKLGLWLGILFCRPAAALRPLREMGRSWADEGFFVRKDENELGSLGEWNISGTYKGTWRFLDSTNSSSRFPDFKRSSGNSIVELVSTQTKIAGVHYIQGVIIFQDVFDKERTVGGARIRIEGVYIWPFRQLRMVANSGKEGEFSQDDDYILSNPYHLLGVFSSQVFQESPRKKIWRRKNSPIYDVEKHCNIEFAAQISHTSSKQDDGEHDHYQMEGLMESPSVDDDGDCFAPLLLNATSVNIEVYYNKAVNYTLMVTFVSFLQVLLLIRQMEHSNTQSGAAKVSIIMIGQQAIMDAYLCLLHLTAGILVESLFNAFATAAFFKFVVFSIFEMRYLLAIWKASRPMNNGEGWEIMRRELSVLYSRFYGILLGGILLMYEFHNYIHPILLLIYSFWVPQIITNVLRDSRKPLHPHYILGMTVTRLAIPLYIFGCPYNFMRIEPDKSWCICLGVFLGLQASILLLQHYFGSRWFIPRQILPEKYSYYRRFDQDSSHSTDCVICMTSIDLTQRSNDCMVTPCDHFFHSGCLQRWMDIKMECPTCRRPLPPA; the protein is encoded by the exons ATGGTCGCCGCGGGGAGGAAGCTGCGGTCGTTGCGCGCCGGGGCGATAAAGTTGGGGCTGTGGCTGGGGATTCTGTTCTGTCGCCCGGCGGCGGCTCTGCGGCCGCTGAGGGAGATGGGCCGGTCTTGGGCCGACGAG GGGTTTTTTGTTAGGAAAGATGAAAACGAATTGGGTTCACTTGGTGAATGGAATATAAGCGGAACTTACAAAG GTACTTGGAGATTTCTCGATTCAACAAATAGCTCTTCGAGGTTTCCAGATTTCAAGAGATCTAGTGGCAACTCTATCGTTGAATTAGTTAGTACCCAAACAAAAATAGCCGGTGTACATTATATTCAG GGAGTCATTATCTTTCAGGATGTATTTGACAAGGAACGGACTGTTGGCGGTGCTCGAATCAGGATAGAAGGTGTATATATATGGCCATTTAGACAGCTTCGAATGGTAGCAAATAG TGGGAAAGAGGGCGAGTTTAGCCAGGATGATGATTACATATTATCAAATCCTtatcatttg CTTGGAGTCTTCTCATCCCAGGTTTTTCAAGAATCTCCACGGAAAAAGATATGGAGAAGGAAGAATT CACCAATCTATGATGTGGAGAAACATTGTAACATCGAATTTGCAGCTCAAATCTCACACACTTCTTCCAAACAAGATG ATGGTGAACATGATCATTATCAAATGGAAGGTCTAATGGAGAGTCCTTCAGTGGATGATGATGGGGATTGTTTTGCACCCTTGCTACTGAATGCTACTTCTGTAAACATTGAAGTTTACTATAACAAAGCAGTGAATTACACCTTGATGGTCACATTT GTATCTTTCCTTCAAGTTCTCCTTCTAATTCGACAAATGGAACATAGCAATACTCAATCG GGAGCTGCCAAGGTCTCAATAATAATGATTGGGCAACAAGCTATTATGGATGCTTATCTGTGCCTCTTGCATCTTACTGCAGGGATACTTGTAG AGTCCTTGTTCAATGCTTTTGCAACTGCAGCATTTTTCAAATTCGTAGTTTTCTCAATCTTTGAGATGAGGTATCTTCTTGCCATATGGAAAGCAAGTCGACCTATGAACAACGGAGAGGGTTGGGAAATTATGAGGCGCGAGCTCTCGGTGTTGTACAGTCGTTTCT ATGGGATCCTTTTGGGAGGCATTCTGCTCATGTACGAGTTCCATAATTATATTCATCCCATCCTCCTCCTTATTTACTCATTCTGGGTACCACAAATAATTACGAATGTTCTCCGAGATTCAAGAAAACCATTGCACCCTCATTATATCCTGGGAATGACTGTCACTCGTCTAGCAATCCCATTGTACATTTTTGGCTGCCCATACAACTTTATGCGGATTGAGCCTGACAAAAGCTGGTGCATATGCTTGGGTGtatttcttggacttcaagcaTCTATTCTACTTCTTCAGCATTATTTTGGGTCACGATGGTTCATTCCTCGTCAG ATTTTGCCAGAGAAATATAGCTACTACAGGCGGTTTGATCAGGACTCAAGCCACAGTACAGACTGCGTCATTTGCATGACTTCTATCGATCTAACTCAGCGGTCAAATGATTGCATG GTGACTCCATGTGACCATTTCTTTCATTCAGGTTGCTTGCAAAGATGGATGGACATAAAGATGGAATGCCCAACCTGCCGACGCCCACTACCACCAGCCTGA
- the LOC104424929 gene encoding early nodulin-like protein 1, translated as MTWSRGQMVPNEVHPSVPGILCAFFLHALALNGNLTKYGVKTSLGSLYIPPSIPNLHHSPTCLYSLSLSLSLFSVFLCLSLSLSVCLSVSLSLRASFDSPSLMESTRFTAWQFVAATVWFATCSEAWEFYVGGEDGWVQNPSESYNHWAERNRFQVNDTLIFEYQKGKDSVLVVTKDDYNSCDTNTPLLSLTDGASRFKLDRSGPFFFISGIADRCNAGQKLIVVVLAVRDKSPGGAPTPSPAPPVVQPPVTPPPKPDSPPGASPSDADAPVPGPSRSSASKAGFPCAGGVGLVIALGVSLLING; from the exons ATGACGTGGAGTAGAGGCCAAATGGTTCCCAACGAGGTTCATCCTTCTGTCCCTGGCATTCTCTGCGCATTTTTCTTGCATGCTCTCGCTCTCAACGGTAACCTCACGAAATATGGTGTGAAAACCTCTCTCGGCTCTCTATATATACCTCCTTCCATACCCAATCTTCATCATTCGCCAACTTGcttatactctctctctctctctctctctctcttctctgtctttctctgtctgtctctgtctctgtctgtctgtctctctgtctctctctctctgcgagCTAGCTTTGATTCTCCGTCTCTAATGGAGTCCACAAGATTCACCGCGTGGCAGTTCGTGGCGGCAACAGTGTGGTTTGCGACTTGCTCGGAAGCCTGGGAGTTCTACGTGGGTGGCGAGGATGGCTGGGTGCAAAACCCTTCCGAGTCCTACAATCACTGGGCGGAGAGAAATCGGTTCCAAGTCAACGACACCCTTA TTTTCGAGTACCAGAAAGGGAAGGACTCGGTCCTGGTGGTGACGAAGGACGATTACAATTCCTGCGACACCAACACCCCTCTTCTCTCCCTTACTGACGGCGCCTCCAGGTTCAAGCTCGACCGCTCCGgccccttcttcttcatcagcgGCATCGCCGACAGGTGCAACGCTGGCCAGAAGCTCATCGTCGTCGTTCTGGCCGTCCGGGACAAGTCCCCCGGCGGTGCCCCGACTCCATCCCCGGCCCCGCCCGTAGTCCAACCTCCGGTTACACCACCTCCTAAGCCGGATTCCCCCCCGGGTGCGAGCCCGTCGGATGCAGATGCTCCTGTGCCCGGCCCGTCGCGTTCCTCGGCGTCGAAAGCGGGGTTTCCTTGTGCGGGTGGCGTTGGTCTTGTGATCGCTCTTGGAGTTAGTTTGCTTATTAATGGCTAA
- the LOC104424928 gene encoding dihydroorotase, mitochondrial isoform X1, whose amino-acid sequence MIKTLVLPCNVLKFNSAKIEGRNLSKSRGTRMELTLTQPDDWHLHLRDGSLLEAVLPHSASHFGRAIVMPNLRPPVTTTSAAVAYRESIMRALPANNNFTPLMTLYLTDSTKPDEIKVARQSGTVFAVKLYPAGATTNSQEGVTDLLGNCLPVLEEMVKQDMPLLVHGEVTDAAVDIFDREKVFIDTVLQPLIHKLPQLKIVMEHITTSDAVSFVQSSKEGFIAATVTPQHLLLNRNSIFQGGLQPHNYCLPVLKRETHRQAIVAAVTSGSKKFFLGTDSAPHERLRKECPCGCAGIYNAPVALSLYAKVFEEAGALDKLEAFTSFNGPDFYGLPRNKSKITLRKNPWIVPESFSFPFGEIIPMFAGKLLEWQPLL is encoded by the exons ATGATAAAGACACTGGTCCTACCATGCAAT GTGTTGAAGTTCAATTCGGCTAAGATTGAAGGGCGTAATCTGTCAAAATCAAGAGGAACCAGGATGGAGTTGACTCTAACACAGCCCGATGATTGGCATCTTCACCTTCGTGATGGGAGTCTTCTTGAAGCTGTTCTCCCGCACAG TGCGAGTCATTTTGGAAGGGCTATAGTGATGCCAAATTTGAGGCCTCCTGTCACTACCACATCTGCTGCAGTGGCCTATCGGGAATCCATCATGAGAGCATTGCCAGCCAACAACAACTTTACTCCTCTTATGACACTTTACTTGACGGATTCCACAAAACCCGATGAGATCAAAGTAGCCA GACAGAGTGGCACCGTGTTTGCAGTAAAGCTGTACCCAGCTGGCGCTACTACAAATTCTCAGGAAGGTGTTACCGATCTTCTAGGAAATTGCCTTCCTGTCCTTGAGGAAATGGTCAAGCAAGACATGCCTTTGCTG GTCCATGGGGAGGTTACGGATGCTGCTGTGGACATATTTGATCGGGAAAAGGTCTTTATTGACACTGTTTTACAGCCTTTGATCCACAAACTTCCACAGCTGAAGATTGTGATGGAGCACATCACAACATCTGATGCTGTTAGTTTTGTTCAGTCTAGCAAAGAAG GATTTATAGCGGCTACAGTTACTCCACAGCATCTTCTCTTGAATAGGAACTCTATATTCCAAGGAGGATTGCAGCCACATAATTACTGCCTTCCTGTACTAAAAAGAGAGACCCACA GACAGGCCATTGTGGCAGCTGTGACTAGTGGAAGTAAAAAATTCTTCCTTGGAACTGATAGTGCTCCTCATGAGAGACTAAGAAAGGAGTGTCCTTGTGGATGTGCTGGTATCTACAATGCTCCAGTTGCTTTGTCACTCTATGCTAAGGTCTTTGAAGAG GCAGGGGCACTTGACAAGCTAGAAGCCTTTACTAGCTTTAACGGGCCGGATTTCTATGGGCTTCCAAGGAACAAATCGAAGATTACGTTAAGGAAGAATCCATGGATTGTCCCAGAATCTTTCTCCTTTCCATTTGGCGAGATCATCCCAATGTTCGCGGGAAAATTGCTTGAATGGCAACCACTTCTTTAA
- the LOC104424932 gene encoding leucine-rich repeat extensin-like protein 4 produces the protein MASHSFTFFLSHALILFLLHLALPCYNAAAKHGHSPSRHYRHQAHHSNPRLYHAYIALQAWKRVIYSDPRNFTTNWSGLSVCNYTGVFCAKALDDPKIQVVAGIDLNHADIAGLIPEELGLLTDLALFHLNSNRFCGVLPQSLSNLALLYELDLSNNRFVGPFPSVVLSMPSLHYLDIRYNEFEGSLPPELFKKSLDALFLNNNRLTNAIPASLGQTSSSVLVLANNNFGGCLPPSIADSADTLEELLLINISLSGCLPPEVGFLYKLRVLDVSLNHVEGPIPYSIAGLAHLEQLNVGHNMMTGVVPSGVCILPSLANFTFSYNYFCEEEGTCMNLTSKGIAYDESHNCLPEKPFQRSEKECQAALEHPVDCFQHPCTAGFRGPPAFAPAGFPAAAPLLSSPSLSPSPSPSPSHF, from the coding sequence ATGGCTTCACATTCTTTtaccttctttctttcccatgCTCTCATCTTGTTCTTGCTTCACCTAGCCTTACCTTGCTACAATGCCGCCGCGAAACACGGCCACTCCCCCAGCCGACACTATCGGCACCAGGCTCACCATTCCAACCCCAGACTCTACCATGCCTACATTGCCCTTCAAGCGTGGAAACGCGTGATCTACTCCGACCCCCGTAACTTCACCACCAACTGGTCCGGCCTGTCCGTCTGCAACTACACGGGTGTTTTCTGTGCGAAGGCACTCGATGATCCCAAAATTCAGGTGGTGGCCGGTATCGATCTAAACCATGCCGATATAGCCGGGTTGATCCCGGAAGAGTTAGGCCTCCTGACCGACCTCGCTCTCTTCCACTTGAACAGTAACCGGTTCTGCGGGGTACTGCCGCAATCTCTATCTAATCTCGCGCTTCTGTACGAACTCGATCTCAGTAACAACAGGTTCGTGGGACCTTTTCCTTCGGTCGTTCTCTCCATGCCTTCTCTTCATTATCTCGACATTCGCTACAACGAGTTCGAGGGGTCGTTGCCTCCAGAACTCTTCAAGAAAAGCCTAGATGCGCTATTCCTCAATAACAACCGGCTTACGAATGCCATACCTGCAAGTCTGGGCCAGACTTCGTCTTCCGTCCTCGTGTTGGCGAATAACAACTTCGGCGGTTGCCTGCCGCCCAGCATAGCTGACTCCGCCGACACCCTGGAGGAGTTGCTCCTGATCAATATAAGTTTGTCGGGGTGCTTGCCTCCCGAAGTCGGGTTCCTGTATAAACTGAGGGTGCTGGATGTGAGCTTGAATCACGTGGAAGGTCCGATACCCTACAGCATCGCGGGACTAGCGCACCTGGAGCAGCTGAACGTAGGACACAACATGATGACCGGCGTCGTGCCTTCCGGCGTGTGCATCTTGCCGAGCTTGGCCAACTTCACTTTCTCCTACAACTACTTCTGCGAAGAGGAAGGGACGTGCATGAACCTGACGtccaagggcatagcctacgaCGAGAGCCACAACTGCTTGCCCGAGAAGCCGTTCCAGCGGAGCGAGAAGGAATGCCAGGCCGCCCTCGAGCACCCGGTGGACTGTTTCCAGCATCCGTGCACGGCCGGTTTCCGTGGCCCGCCTGCTTTTGCTCCCGCGGGGTTCCCGGCAGCAGCTCCTCTGCTTTCATcaccttctctttctccttctccttctccttctccaagTCACTTCTAG